In the Pedobacter cryoconitis genome, TTATCAAAGCTACAGGCAACAATTTGAATGTGACCAGAGAGGTGTATAAAGAAGCACTGTCGCCAGACTTTAACCAGGGTATGGAAAGTTTAGTACAGAAATCCAACCTGATCCCTGTTAGTTTTGTCCTTCCGGTAGAAGCTGCCGGAAAAACGAAGGGAAGTTATATTATTGATGTTACCAGGCAGTTAATGGAAGGCGGAGATCTTTTTTCTTTCAAAGATGTGAGTGATTTAAGTAATTCTGATGCAGCACGTTCTGGTGTACAGCAGGTAAAAGTGGGAGAGAAAGGGGTGGTTTTCACTGTACTGCGTACACAGACACAGCCCGGCAATAACGTTAACGGTAACAAAGCAGTAGACCGTGCCATAGCACTTATGCTGAACCTGAGCATTCAGCGCCTGCCGGATGCGCAGATGAAGGTAAGAGAAGCAGATGTCAGAGTAGGTTTTGGTACGGTGAATTACAACGATTTTGGTAAAAATCCATATGGGGTGCGCAACGTAAAAGTCATCACCAAATGGAATCTTGAAGTGAAGGCGGCCGACCGCAAGAAATATGCTGCCGGAGAATTGGTGGAACCGCTAAAGCCCATCAGCATTTTTATTGATCCGGTTACGCCTGCACCTTTTGTACCTGCTATCAAAAAAGCAATACAGCAATGGAATACTGCGCTCGAGACTGCAGGATTTAAAAACGCGCTGGTAGTGATGAATACTGCAAAAGACAATTGGTTGTCTGCCGGCAAATTATTGATCGAATGGGGAAGTCCAGGTCAGGGTCTTCCAACCAATGTGGTTACGGATCCGCGTACCGGAGAAATACTGGCAGCAAAAATGGATGTCGGCGATAATTTAATCAATGACCTGCTGCCTTCTTATTTTGCTAAATGTGCATTTATAGATCCAAGAATCAAGAAAGACCTGTACCATCCTGAAGTGAGAAAAGAAATATTGGAATGGAAAGTAGCTACGGCATTGGGTGAATTGCTGGGTATGATACCAAATCTCCATGGTAGTGCGGCGTATAGCCCTAAACAACTCAGGTCTGGCGCATGGCTGAAAACCCATAGTTTCACTTCGTCTATTACCGATGATACCGAGTTTAATTACGTATTACAACCAGGAGATCAAGTGGATGTGGCAGATCTGCTGCCGCATGTATCCAGTTATGATAAAATGGCTGTAGGCTGGGCTTACAGAGTTTTTAGCGAGCCTGCTGCGGAGAAAAAAGCTTTAGCCAGCTTAAAATCTACAGATGCCGAACTACTTTTCCTGGAAGAGAATAAAAATGATCCTTTTACACGCAAAGGCGACCTCTCTGATGACCAGCTTGAGGCATCAGAACTGGGCATGAAAAACGTGGAGCGTTACTATCTCCAGGTAGAGCAGATGACAGCAGCAATGAAGGACAAGGATGAGGACT is a window encoding:
- a CDS encoding zinc-dependent metalloprotease, which translates into the protein MKNSLIILFTVCFFFSSAAASAQGKQKPKVKAVTTVPANVVPANELMPFDKFFKKTMKITPGEFTVYQDDSKYFLEIPASALNTDLLVIGEIIRGYSQSVAQSSGIVRFIKATGNNLNVTREVYKEALSPDFNQGMESLVQKSNLIPVSFVLPVEAAGKTKGSYIIDVTRQLMEGGDLFSFKDVSDLSNSDAARSGVQQVKVGEKGVVFTVLRTQTQPGNNVNGNKAVDRAIALMLNLSIQRLPDAQMKVREADVRVGFGTVNYNDFGKNPYGVRNVKVITKWNLEVKAADRKKYAAGELVEPLKPISIFIDPVTPAPFVPAIKKAIQQWNTALETAGFKNALVVMNTAKDNWLSAGKLLIEWGSPGQGLPTNVVTDPRTGEILAAKMDVGDNLINDLLPSYFAKCAFIDPRIKKDLYHPEVRKEILEWKVATALGELLGMIPNLHGSAAYSPKQLRSGAWLKTHSFTSSITDDTEFNYVLQPGDQVDVADLLPHVSSYDKMAVGWAYRVFSEPAAEKKALASLKSTDAELLFLEENKNDPFTRKGDLSDDQLEASELGMKNVERYYLQVEQMTAAMKDKDEDWTNFKILSNAFQKSYQLYTDNVVSYIGGISTRPMLKDYNDVPVIYTSKKDQKSAMALLNTWFFNGPPVWIQSKQMNLLNSESEAIKMGRSTQDALRKFITPEVLNNLIKAEYALGKDAYTVSDLFADLDRYVFKDFDTTLPFNEYIMLMQNNFVYDLTDAAVKNTNITGGLTDASEVLHMYFIRTMAHVGEMGEKHQDPRVRERYKMMKQKIERDINQKPN